A genomic stretch from Acropora palmata chromosome 13, jaAcrPala1.3, whole genome shotgun sequence includes:
- the LOC141863835 gene encoding uncharacterized protein LOC141863835, with protein sequence MSDTASSPIHISSISSFSDEEWEELLAQQPSTSSAVRDDSHGQPNAEESPLQVSEIPGSPRRPDELNEQPQQSPTKKQRITAYALDMESLPHDLKEFLQAVRRYFTQSVNLEREKAAVSMSTFSKCQERMLCFLGYCKRTLGSEETLNADCFLRTGLLEGYVDFLRVSFSRHFKSILTSGVFAQAARPARPKTKH encoded by the exons ATGTCTGATACAGCGAGCTCTCCAATCCATATCTCGTCTATCTCGTCGTTCAGTGACGAAGAGTGGGAGGAACTCTTGGCTCAGCAACCCTCGACGTCTTCTGCTGTGCGAGATGACAGCCACGGTCAGCCCAACGCCGAGGAGTCGCCTTTACAAGTGTCTGAAATCCCTGGCAGCCCTCGACGGCCAGATGAATTGAACGAGCAGCCCCAACAGTCACCGACCAAGAAGCAGAGGATAACCGCCTACGCTCTGGATATGGAAAGCCTGCCTCATGATTTGAAGGAATTTCTTCAGGCTGTGAGGCGGTATTTCACCCAGAGCGTCAATCTGGAAAGGGAAAAGGCTGCGGTTTCGATGTCTACTTTTAGCAAGTGTCAAGAAAGGATGCTTT GCTTCCTGGGCTATTGCAAGAGGACATTGGGCAGTGAAGAAACGCTTAACGCAGATTGTTTCCTCAGAACGGGCCTGCTAGAAGGCTATGTGGACTTCTTACGGGTAAGTTTTTCACGCCATTTTAAAAGTATCTTGACTTCGGGCGTGTTCGCGCAGGCCGCGCGACCAGCCCGACCAAAGACTAAGCACTAG